The following proteins come from a genomic window of Nicotiana tomentosiformis chromosome 12, ASM39032v3, whole genome shotgun sequence:
- the LOC138902932 gene encoding uncharacterized protein — translation MTFVYAKCTSLEKLELWDNIYYLASDMELPWLVGGDFNVILHEDEKIGGLPVYPSEYEDFSFCVNSCGLFDQGYKGSPFTWWNGRPNAQCIFKRLDRIFVNLPFQNMLPTIEVEHLIRTGSDHAPLLMNAGNKTQNCPDHSGS, via the coding sequence ATGACATTTGTATATGCTAAGTGCACATCACTAGAAAAATTGGAGCTTTGGGATAATATCTATTATTTGGCAAGTGATATGGAACTCCCATGGCtagtaggaggggatttcaatgtgatattacatgaagatgagaaaataggGGGTTTACCAGTTTATCCATCAGAATATGAGGATTTTTCCTTCTGTGTTAACTCATGTGGCCTTTTTGATCAAGGATACAAAGGCAGTCCATTCACTTGGTGGAATGGAAGACCTAATGCGCAATGTATTTTCAAAAGATTGGACAGAATCTTTGTGAATTTACCATTTCAAAATATGCTTCCCACAATAGAAGTTGAACACCTAATTAGAACAGGATCAGACCATGCTCCTTTACTGATGAATGCTGGAAACAAAACGCAAAATTGCCCAGACCATTCAGGTTCTTGA